The Streptomyces seoulensis genome contains a region encoding:
- a CDS encoding DUF2254 domain-containing protein produces MRDALRAQLWPLPALGVLLAVAAGVGLPRLDRRILRDIRPSLAEYLFGGGPSAARAVLEAIAGSLISVTALTFSLTVVTLQLASSQFSPRLLRTFSQDRYVQTTLALFLATFTYALTVLRTVRTEASGQAMFVPQLSVTVAFLLTLASVFALVVFLSHLARKIRVETMLRDVHRDAEGTIRKLLTESGPSSGRRTEESQLPSGALPPSDALPLPAGASGFLAAVNRKTLLAAAIDADAVVLIDRCPGSSLIAGTPAGAAWSRTGEPFAPHTRHRLVEQAASALTTESELIPDQDIAYGLRQLTDVAIKALSPGINDPTTAVHALSHSSALLSDLAQRDLSPLLLYDDHGRIRVVLRRSTLAELLHLAVAQPLRYGAAEPAVLARLYMLLRELAWHSRPEQRPAIADQLARVRSAAEREEFHPNDRADLTHLADSVDQALTGNWPPITP; encoded by the coding sequence ATGCGTGATGCGCTCCGGGCGCAGCTGTGGCCGCTACCAGCCCTGGGTGTCCTGCTTGCGGTCGCCGCAGGCGTGGGCCTGCCCCGGTTGGACAGGCGGATCTTGCGCGACATCCGGCCTTCGCTCGCTGAGTACTTGTTCGGGGGCGGTCCGTCTGCGGCGAGGGCCGTTTTGGAGGCGATCGCCGGATCTTTGATCAGTGTCACGGCTTTGACCTTCTCGCTCACGGTGGTGACTCTGCAGCTGGCGAGCAGCCAGTTCTCCCCTCGTCTGCTGCGAACGTTCAGCCAGGACCGCTATGTGCAGACAACGCTGGCACTCTTCCTCGCGACCTTCACCTACGCGCTGACCGTGCTGCGCACGGTACGCACTGAGGCCAGTGGACAAGCCATGTTCGTTCCGCAACTGTCGGTCACCGTGGCCTTCCTCCTCACCTTGGCGAGTGTGTTCGCGCTCGTGGTCTTCTTGTCCCACCTGGCACGCAAGATCCGAGTGGAAACCATGCTGCGAGACGTCCACCGAGACGCCGAAGGAACCATCCGCAAGCTCCTCACGGAATCCGGCCCCTCGTCCGGGCGCCGCACAGAGGAGTCGCAGCTCCCCTCCGGCGCACTGCCCCCTTCCGACGCACTGCCCCTGCCCGCCGGAGCTTCAGGCTTTCTGGCCGCCGTGAACAGAAAGACGCTCCTCGCCGCAGCCATCGACGCGGACGCAGTCGTCCTTATCGACCGCTGCCCAGGAAGCTCACTGATTGCCGGCACTCCAGCTGGCGCCGCCTGGTCCCGCACCGGCGAGCCCTTCGCCCCGCACACGCGGCACCGCCTGGTCGAGCAGGCCGCCAGTGCTCTCACCACGGAGTCCGAACTCATCCCCGACCAGGACATCGCCTACGGTCTGCGCCAGCTCACCGATGTGGCCATCAAGGCGCTCTCCCCCGGCATCAACGACCCCACCACCGCGGTCCATGCGCTCTCGCATTCCTCCGCGCTGCTGTCCGATCTCGCGCAGCGCGACTTGTCCCCTCTGCTCCTGTACGACGATCACGGCCGGATCCGCGTCGTCCTACGTCGTTCGACCCTGGCGGAACTCCTGCACCTCGCGGTAGCCCAGCCGTTGCGGTACGGCGCGGCGGAGCCGGCGGTCCTGGCCCGCCTCTACATGCTGCTACGTGAACTGGCGTGGCACAGCAGGCCCGAACAACGCCCCGCCATCGCCGACCAGCTTGCGCGAGTACGTTCCGCTGCCGAGCGAGAAGAATTCCACCCCAACGACAGGGCAGACCTCACCCACCTCGCCGACAGCGTCGACCAAGCCCTGACCGGCAACTGGCCCCCCATCACACCCTGA
- a CDS encoding putative PEP-binding protein, with translation MQGPAPEPAGPRPTFPFGVMVEVPACASAIHQFVERVDFLSIGTNYLAQHLGRLPLSPTTSTSWT, from the coding sequence ATGCAGGGTCCCGCGCCTGAGCCTGCCGGACCTCGTCCCACCTTCCCCTTTGGGGTGATGGTTGAAGTTCCGGCCTGTGCTTCGGCCATCCACCAGTTCGTTGAGCGCGTCGATTTCCTCAGCATCGGCACGAACTACCTCGCCCAGCATCTCGGTCGGCTCCCGCTCTCACCCACGACTTCGACCTCTTGGACGTAG